The following coding sequences are from one Candidatus Eisenbacteria bacterium window:
- a CDS encoding class I SAM-dependent methyltransferase, which translates to MQEATCCPLCESEQIERIARHRFTFPGNNVCEHLADATYERLWILFDRILKNREPVFFRSMICNQCGLIFTDPRFSEADLRIKYDAIQELGSVKYRTRLNPPSKLDARARRIHRLVSPHIKPGSAKTRVLDYGGASGYNLTPFVPSCDCGVLDFEQWDLPPGIRYLGKDTADLRNGEIFDVILLLHTLEHVVRPRALITDLSRALAPDGILYVEVPLECFREWRRIVEPLTHVNFFSEESLCNCLESCGLSTLHLSSAYQWVTHGKMWCVNIVGGKNPPAGLRPPRPLSTRTQMRKRSYYRAFLNSRTLRRVLRRTLGL; encoded by the coding sequence ATGCAAGAAGCAACTTGTTGCCCGTTATGCGAATCCGAGCAGATTGAAAGGATCGCCCGGCATCGGTTCACATTTCCGGGTAACAACGTCTGCGAGCATCTCGCGGATGCGACGTACGAACGGCTGTGGATCTTGTTTGACCGGATCTTGAAGAACCGCGAGCCGGTCTTCTTCCGTTCCATGATTTGCAACCAATGCGGATTGATCTTCACCGACCCGCGGTTTTCCGAAGCCGATCTCAGGATCAAGTATGACGCCATCCAGGAGCTCGGTTCGGTGAAGTACCGGACCCGGCTGAATCCGCCGTCGAAACTGGACGCCCGGGCCCGTCGGATCCACCGCCTGGTTAGTCCCCACATCAAGCCGGGGTCCGCCAAGACCAGAGTCCTGGACTATGGAGGCGCGTCGGGCTACAATCTGACTCCGTTTGTACCGAGCTGCGACTGTGGCGTTCTGGACTTCGAACAATGGGACTTGCCACCCGGCATCCGGTACTTGGGGAAGGACACCGCCGACTTGCGGAACGGCGAGATCTTCGACGTGATTCTTCTCTTGCACACCCTCGAGCACGTGGTCCGGCCCAGAGCCCTGATCACGGATCTGAGCAGGGCACTCGCCCCCGATGGGATCCTCTACGTCGAGGTGCCGCTGGAGTGTTTCCGGGAATGGAGGCGCATTGTCGAGCCTCTGACCCATGTGAACTTCTTCTCCGAGGAAAGCCTCTGCAATTGCCTCGAGTCCTGCGGGCTATCGACGCTCCACTTGTCGAGCGCCTACCAGTGGGTCACCCACGGAAAGATGTGGTGCGTCAACATCGTTGGCGGCAAGAACCCGCCCGCCGGCCTGCGGCCTCCGCGGCCCCTCTCAACGAGGACGCAAATGCGGAAGCGAAGCTATTATCGGGCGTTCCTGAACTCCCGAACTCTCCGGAGGGTGTTGCGGAGAACCCTGGGCCTCTGA